In the genome of Triticum urartu cultivar G1812 chromosome 5, Tu2.1, whole genome shotgun sequence, one region contains:
- the LOC125511688 gene encoding kinesin-like protein KIN-14E isoform X2, whose protein sequence is MEGDDPMDFTWTAGWEAACVDASPDPDPAPAPQEAEAESMILVSGPRVAVSGLRRADCRAGPVRQPGECVLFVNAGGCAIQADHPSANLFSSDSFFQGGESIETSETIVEGGDYPSLYSSARYGDFTYTFDGLAPGDYYLDLHFAEIVHTAGPTGIRSFDVLVQQDKILSQLDVFKVVGGNRPLQVLDIRAFVGSNGAIIIDFKGVRGNPMVCGICIRKSPATPAAKLGARGSGLCKKCLTDVEISSPIQKRTAKLISKYEKQIEELTSQCSIKSDECSMAWSLVETTNQELDRLKMELHQKLVQTDNFEQVLDTQTDQLRKVSQNYENDKKLWAAAISNLESKIKAMKQEQALLSLEAHDCAHAIPDLSKMIEAVRALVAQCDDLKMKYHEEMAKRKKLHNIVQETKGNIRVFCRCRPLSKVETSSGYKCVVDFDGANDGDIGIINGGTAKKTFKFDRVYTPKDDQAEVYADASPLVTSVLDGYNVCIFAYGQTGTGKTFTMEGTERNRGVNYRTLEELFKIAEERKDTVTYNISVSVLEVYNEQIRDLLATSPSSKKLEIKQAGEGSHHVPGIVEAKVEDINEVWDVLQTGSNSRAVGSNNVNEHSSRSHWLVITNIIFHFSMEYLPACGKNGLTFIIFFSMLCIMVRAKNLINGDCTRSKLWLVDLAGSERLAKTDAQGDRLKEAQNINRSLSALGDVISALASRSSHIPYRNSKLTHLLQDSLGGDSKALMFVQISPSDNDVSETLSSLNFASRVRGIELGPAKKQVDTAELQKVKQMLERSKQEAKLKEESLRKLEENCQNLESKAKGKEQLYKNLQDKVKELESQLDSKMHSQITSEKQQSQLSGKLKEKEEACTALQHKIVELERKLGQQQQSDSEVAALKQTIEEVELKLKEQEEQRSAAESKAMEMGQELLEAQKTESMLESKLLDLEKKLQEMTKLKDASTMPDPKPQDASSTMMPEPKPQGTSSTTMPEPSNNNLVTRVLPATPVETNVVPACCAREEAMSEKAQQHRRILRSSDSANKRSLFAPEAAVVNERKRKGEESQPRAGGGGGGGQNAGRKRSSMQGEVENQLPAAAAAVARKRSLQGGEVRSKRASIPARPWTSAAAAAQKVVVAPGSRMTRQQQQQAAVASSNKTKGWVR, encoded by the exons ATGGAAGGCGACGACCCCATGGACTTCACCTGGACCGCCGGCTGGGAGGCGGCCTGCGTCGACGCcagccccgaccccgacccggcgccggcgccgcaggaggcggaggcggagtccaTGATCCTCGTCTCCGGCCCGCGCGTCGCCGTCTCCGGGCTCAGGCGGGCCGACTGCCGCGCAG GTCCTGTTCGTCAACCAGGTGAATGCGTCCTGTTCGTCAACGCCGGCGGGTGCGCCATCCAAGCCGACCATCCCTCTGCAAACTTGTTTTCCAGCGACTCTTTCTTTCAAGGAGGGGAGTCGATAGAGACATCCGAGACCATAGTTGAAGGCGGCGACTATCCCTCGCTCTACAGCTCGGCACGCTACGGCGATTTCACCTACACATTCGACGGCCTTGCCCCTGGAGACTATTACCTGGATCTGCATTTCGCGGAGATAGTGCACACTGCCGGGCCAACAGGAATCAGATCTTTTGATGTCCTCGTGCAACAAGACAAG ATTTTGTCTCAACTTGATGTGTTCAAGGTGGTCGGAGGTAACAGGCCCCTTCAGGTTCTTGACATCAGGGCTTTTGTCGGGAGCAATGGTGCTATCATCATCGATTTCAAGGGAGTAAGAGGAAACCCCATGGTTTGTGGCATCTGCATTCGCAAATCCCCAGCAACACCAG CGGCAAAGTTAGGTGCACGCGGGAGTGGCTTATGCAAAAAATGCTTAACTGATGTTGAGATTTCTTCACCTATTCAG AAAAGGACAGCTAAACTCATCTCAAAGTACGAAAAACAGATCGAGGAGCTAACCAGCCAGTGCTCCATCAAGTCCGACGAGTGCTCCATGGCGTGGTCTTTAGTAGAAACTACCAATCAAGAACTTGACAGGCTTAAGATGGAGCTTCACCAAAAGCTTGTGCAAACTGATAATTTTG AACAAGTCCTTGACACACAAACGGACCAACTAAGAAAAGTTTCTCAGAACTACGAAAATGACAAGAAACTATGGGCTGCTGCCATATCTAACTTGGAGAGCAAAATCAAG GCCATGAAACAAGAGCAAGCACTGTTATCTCTTGAAGCACACGACTGTGCGCACGCGATTCCTGATTTGAGTAAGATGATTGAAGCTGTTCGAGCCTTAG TTGCACAGTGTGACGATCTGAAAATGAAGTACCACGAGGAGATGGCCAAGAGAAAGAAACTTCATAATATTGTCCAGGAGACAAAAG GAAATATTAGAGTTTTCTGCAGATGCCGCCCCTTGAGCAAAGTTGAGACATCGTCAGGGTACAAATGTGTTGTAGATTTTGATGGAGCAAATGATGGCGACATTGGGATTATAAATGGTGGAACAGCAAAAAAGACATTCAAGTTTGACAGAGTCTACACCCCAAAGGATGACCAAG CTGAGGTTTACGCCGATGCATCTCCACTAGTCACGTCAGTGCTAGATGGATACAATGTATGCATATTTGCATACGGACAAACAGGAACCGGGAAGACCTTCACCATGGAAGGGACTGAAAGGAACAGAGGGGTAAACTATAGAACTCTGGAGGAGTTGTTCAAGATTGCTGAGGAGAGAAAAGACACTGTCACGTACAACATATCTGTTAGTGTGCTTGAGGTGTACAATGAACAAATCAGAGACCTCCTTGCAACATCCCCTTCATCTAAGAA GTTGGAGATCAAACAAGCAGGTGAAGGATCCCATCATGTGCCCGGCATAGTTGAGGCCAAAGTTGAGGACATAAATGAAGTTTGGGATGTCTTACAAACTGGAAGCAATTCGAGGGCTGTAGGGTCAAACAATGTGAATGAACACAGCAGTCGCTCACACTGGTTGGTCATAACTAACATTATTTTTCATTTCTCCATGGAGTACCTTCCTGCTTGTGGTAAAAATGGTTTGACCTTTATCATTTTTTTCAGCATGCTTTGTATCATGGTTAGAGCAAAGAACCTGATAAATGGGGACTGTACAAGAAGTAAGCTTTGGTTAGTTGATCTTGCTGGAAGCGAGCGGTTAGCCAAGACAGACGCGCAAGGTGATCGGCTCAAGGAAGCACAAAATATCAACAGGTCGCTTTCTGCTTTAGGGGATGTCATTTCTGCTCTTGCTTCCAGAAGCAGCCACATCCCTTACAG GAATTCCAAGCTGACGCACTTGCTCCAAGACTCTTTAG GAGGGGATTCGAAAGCCCTAATGTTTGTGCAAATTAGCCCATCGGACAACGACGTGTCAGAAACCTTGAGTTCGTTGAACTTTGCAAGCCGTGTCCGTGGCATAGAACTGGGCCCAGCAAAGAAGCAGGTGGACACGGCCGAGCTTCAAAAGGTCAAACAGATG CTTGAAAGGTCTAAGCAGGAAGCCAAGCTTAAGGAGGAATCtttgagaaagctggaagagaaCTGTCAAAATTTAGAGAGTAAAGCCAAGGGAAAAGAGCAGCTTTACAAAAACTTGCAAGACAAG GTGAAGGAGCTTGAAAGCCAACTAGACTCTAAGATGCATTCTCAAATTACGTCGGAAAAGCAGCAGAGTCAGCTTTCTGGAAAACTTAAGGAGAAGGAAGAAGCATGTACTGCGCTACAGCACAAG ATAGTGGAGTTGGAGCGTAAGCTTggacagcagcagcagtcagACTCTGAGGTCGCAGCTCTTAAGCAAACG ATTGAGGAGGTGGAGCTGAAACTAAAGGAGCAGGAAGAGCAAAGATCAGCTGCAGAATCAAAG GCAATGGAAATGGGGCAAGAACTCTTGGAAGCACAGAAAACAGAGTCAATGCTTGAGAGCAAG CTGCTCGACCTCGAGAAGAAGCTGCAGGAGATGACAAAACTCAAAGACGCAAGCACAATGCCTGACCCAAAACCTCAAGACGCTAGTAGCACGATGATGCCTGAACCAAAGCCTCAAGGCACTAGTAGCACGACGATGCCTGAACCCTCAAACAATAATCTAGTCACAAGGGTTCTTCCTGCCACCCCTGTGGAGACAAACGTGGTGCCGGCTTGTTGTGCGAGGGAGGAGGCGATGAGCGAGAAGGCGCAGCAGCACCGCCGCATCCTGAGGAGCTCCGACTCGGCCAACAAGCGCTCCCTGTTTGCCCCGGAGGCGGCCGTCGTGAACGAGAGGAAGAGGAAAGGGGAGGAGAGCCAGCCTCGtgcgggtggcggtggcggtggcgggcAGAACGCCGGGCGGAAGAGGAGCAGCATGCAGGGTGAGGTCGAGAACCAGCTccctgctgccgccgccgccgtggcgAGGAAGAGGAGCCTGCAGGGCGGCGAGGTGAGGTCGAAGAGGGCGTCGATCCCGGCGAGGCCTTGGACGTCGGCGGCTGCTGCTGCGCAGAAGGTGGTGGTGGCTCCTGGTTCCAGGATGAccaggcagcagcagcagcaggcgGCGGTGGCGAGCAGCAACAAGACCAAGGGGTGGGTGAGGTGA
- the LOC125511688 gene encoding kinesin-like protein KIN-14E isoform X3, which produces MEGDDPMDFTWTAGWEAACVDASPDPDPAPAPQEAEAESMILVSGPRVAVSGLRRADCRAGECVLFVNAGGCAIQADHPSANLFSSDSFFQGGESIETSETIVEGGDYPSLYSSARYGDFTYTFDGLAPGDYYLDLHFAEIVHTAGPTGIRSFDVLVQQDKILSQLDVFKVVGGNRPLQVLDIRAFVGSNGAIIIDFKGVRGNPMVCGICIRKSPATPAAKLGARGSGLCKKCLTDVEISSPIQKRTAKLISKYEKQIEELTSQCSIKSDECSMAWSLVETTNQELDRLKMELHQKLVQTDNFEQVLDTQTDQLRKVSQNYENDKKLWAAAISNLESKIKAMKQEQALLSLEAHDCAHAIPDLSKMIEAVRALVAQCDDLKMKYHEEMAKRKKLHNIVQETKGNIRVFCRCRPLSKVETSSGYKCVVDFDGANDGDIGIINGGTAKKTFKFDRVYTPKDDQAEVYADASPLVTSVLDGYNVCIFAYGQTGTGKTFTMEGTERNRGVNYRTLEELFKIAEERKDTVTYNISVSVLEVYNEQIRDLLATSPSSKKLEIKQAGEGSHHVPGIVEAKVEDINEVWDVLQTGSNSRAVGSNNVNEHSSRSHWLVITNIIFHFSMEYLPACGKNGLTFIIFFSMLCIMVRAKNLINGDCTRSKLWLVDLAGSERLAKTDAQGDRLKEAQNINRSLSALGDVISALASRSSHIPYRNSKLTHLLQDSLGGDSKALMFVQISPSDNDVSETLSSLNFASRVRGIELGPAKKQVDTAELQKVKQMLERSKQEAKLKEESLRKLEENCQNLESKAKGKEQLYKNLQDKVKELESQLDSKMHSQITSEKQQSQLSGKLKEKEEACTALQHKIVELERKLGQQQQSDSEVAALKQTIEEVELKLKEQEEQRSAAESKAMEMGQELLEAQKTESMLESKLLDLEKKLQEMTKLKDASTMPDPKPQDASSTMMPEPKPQGTSSTTMPEPSNNNLVTRVLPATPVETNVVPACCAREEAMSEKAQQHRRILRSSDSANKRSLFAPEAAVVNERKRKGEESQPRAGGGGGGGQNAGRKRSSMQGEVENQLPAAAAAVARKRSLQGGEVRSKRASIPARPWTSAAAAAQKVVVAPGSRMTRQQQQQAAVASSNKTKGWVR; this is translated from the exons ATGGAAGGCGACGACCCCATGGACTTCACCTGGACCGCCGGCTGGGAGGCGGCCTGCGTCGACGCcagccccgaccccgacccggcgccggcgccgcaggaggcggaggcggagtccaTGATCCTCGTCTCCGGCCCGCGCGTCGCCGTCTCCGGGCTCAGGCGGGCCGACTGCCGCGCAG GTGAATGCGTCCTGTTCGTCAACGCCGGCGGGTGCGCCATCCAAGCCGACCATCCCTCTGCAAACTTGTTTTCCAGCGACTCTTTCTTTCAAGGAGGGGAGTCGATAGAGACATCCGAGACCATAGTTGAAGGCGGCGACTATCCCTCGCTCTACAGCTCGGCACGCTACGGCGATTTCACCTACACATTCGACGGCCTTGCCCCTGGAGACTATTACCTGGATCTGCATTTCGCGGAGATAGTGCACACTGCCGGGCCAACAGGAATCAGATCTTTTGATGTCCTCGTGCAACAAGACAAG ATTTTGTCTCAACTTGATGTGTTCAAGGTGGTCGGAGGTAACAGGCCCCTTCAGGTTCTTGACATCAGGGCTTTTGTCGGGAGCAATGGTGCTATCATCATCGATTTCAAGGGAGTAAGAGGAAACCCCATGGTTTGTGGCATCTGCATTCGCAAATCCCCAGCAACACCAG CGGCAAAGTTAGGTGCACGCGGGAGTGGCTTATGCAAAAAATGCTTAACTGATGTTGAGATTTCTTCACCTATTCAG AAAAGGACAGCTAAACTCATCTCAAAGTACGAAAAACAGATCGAGGAGCTAACCAGCCAGTGCTCCATCAAGTCCGACGAGTGCTCCATGGCGTGGTCTTTAGTAGAAACTACCAATCAAGAACTTGACAGGCTTAAGATGGAGCTTCACCAAAAGCTTGTGCAAACTGATAATTTTG AACAAGTCCTTGACACACAAACGGACCAACTAAGAAAAGTTTCTCAGAACTACGAAAATGACAAGAAACTATGGGCTGCTGCCATATCTAACTTGGAGAGCAAAATCAAG GCCATGAAACAAGAGCAAGCACTGTTATCTCTTGAAGCACACGACTGTGCGCACGCGATTCCTGATTTGAGTAAGATGATTGAAGCTGTTCGAGCCTTAG TTGCACAGTGTGACGATCTGAAAATGAAGTACCACGAGGAGATGGCCAAGAGAAAGAAACTTCATAATATTGTCCAGGAGACAAAAG GAAATATTAGAGTTTTCTGCAGATGCCGCCCCTTGAGCAAAGTTGAGACATCGTCAGGGTACAAATGTGTTGTAGATTTTGATGGAGCAAATGATGGCGACATTGGGATTATAAATGGTGGAACAGCAAAAAAGACATTCAAGTTTGACAGAGTCTACACCCCAAAGGATGACCAAG CTGAGGTTTACGCCGATGCATCTCCACTAGTCACGTCAGTGCTAGATGGATACAATGTATGCATATTTGCATACGGACAAACAGGAACCGGGAAGACCTTCACCATGGAAGGGACTGAAAGGAACAGAGGGGTAAACTATAGAACTCTGGAGGAGTTGTTCAAGATTGCTGAGGAGAGAAAAGACACTGTCACGTACAACATATCTGTTAGTGTGCTTGAGGTGTACAATGAACAAATCAGAGACCTCCTTGCAACATCCCCTTCATCTAAGAA GTTGGAGATCAAACAAGCAGGTGAAGGATCCCATCATGTGCCCGGCATAGTTGAGGCCAAAGTTGAGGACATAAATGAAGTTTGGGATGTCTTACAAACTGGAAGCAATTCGAGGGCTGTAGGGTCAAACAATGTGAATGAACACAGCAGTCGCTCACACTGGTTGGTCATAACTAACATTATTTTTCATTTCTCCATGGAGTACCTTCCTGCTTGTGGTAAAAATGGTTTGACCTTTATCATTTTTTTCAGCATGCTTTGTATCATGGTTAGAGCAAAGAACCTGATAAATGGGGACTGTACAAGAAGTAAGCTTTGGTTAGTTGATCTTGCTGGAAGCGAGCGGTTAGCCAAGACAGACGCGCAAGGTGATCGGCTCAAGGAAGCACAAAATATCAACAGGTCGCTTTCTGCTTTAGGGGATGTCATTTCTGCTCTTGCTTCCAGAAGCAGCCACATCCCTTACAG GAATTCCAAGCTGACGCACTTGCTCCAAGACTCTTTAG GAGGGGATTCGAAAGCCCTAATGTTTGTGCAAATTAGCCCATCGGACAACGACGTGTCAGAAACCTTGAGTTCGTTGAACTTTGCAAGCCGTGTCCGTGGCATAGAACTGGGCCCAGCAAAGAAGCAGGTGGACACGGCCGAGCTTCAAAAGGTCAAACAGATG CTTGAAAGGTCTAAGCAGGAAGCCAAGCTTAAGGAGGAATCtttgagaaagctggaagagaaCTGTCAAAATTTAGAGAGTAAAGCCAAGGGAAAAGAGCAGCTTTACAAAAACTTGCAAGACAAG GTGAAGGAGCTTGAAAGCCAACTAGACTCTAAGATGCATTCTCAAATTACGTCGGAAAAGCAGCAGAGTCAGCTTTCTGGAAAACTTAAGGAGAAGGAAGAAGCATGTACTGCGCTACAGCACAAG ATAGTGGAGTTGGAGCGTAAGCTTggacagcagcagcagtcagACTCTGAGGTCGCAGCTCTTAAGCAAACG ATTGAGGAGGTGGAGCTGAAACTAAAGGAGCAGGAAGAGCAAAGATCAGCTGCAGAATCAAAG GCAATGGAAATGGGGCAAGAACTCTTGGAAGCACAGAAAACAGAGTCAATGCTTGAGAGCAAG CTGCTCGACCTCGAGAAGAAGCTGCAGGAGATGACAAAACTCAAAGACGCAAGCACAATGCCTGACCCAAAACCTCAAGACGCTAGTAGCACGATGATGCCTGAACCAAAGCCTCAAGGCACTAGTAGCACGACGATGCCTGAACCCTCAAACAATAATCTAGTCACAAGGGTTCTTCCTGCCACCCCTGTGGAGACAAACGTGGTGCCGGCTTGTTGTGCGAGGGAGGAGGCGATGAGCGAGAAGGCGCAGCAGCACCGCCGCATCCTGAGGAGCTCCGACTCGGCCAACAAGCGCTCCCTGTTTGCCCCGGAGGCGGCCGTCGTGAACGAGAGGAAGAGGAAAGGGGAGGAGAGCCAGCCTCGtgcgggtggcggtggcggtggcgggcAGAACGCCGGGCGGAAGAGGAGCAGCATGCAGGGTGAGGTCGAGAACCAGCTccctgctgccgccgccgccgtggcgAGGAAGAGGAGCCTGCAGGGCGGCGAGGTGAGGTCGAAGAGGGCGTCGATCCCGGCGAGGCCTTGGACGTCGGCGGCTGCTGCTGCGCAGAAGGTGGTGGTGGCTCCTGGTTCCAGGATGAccaggcagcagcagcagcaggcgGCGGTGGCGAGCAGCAACAAGACCAAGGGGTGGGTGAGGTGA
- the LOC125511688 gene encoding kinesin-like protein KIN-14E isoform X4, translating to MEGDDPMDFTWTAGWEAACVDASPDPDPAPAPQEAEAESMILVSGPRVAVSGLRRADCRADNCKPSGPVRQPGECVLFVNAGGCAIQADHPSANLFSSDSFFQGGESIETSETIVEGGDYPSLYSSARYGDFTYTFDGLAPGDYYLDLHFAEIVHTAGPTGIRSFDVLVQQDKILSQLDVFKVVGGNRPLQVLDIRAFVGSNGAIIIDFKGVRGNPMVCGICIRKSPATPAAKLGARGSGLCKKCLTDVEISSPIQKRTAKLISKYEKQIEELTSQCSIKSDECSMAWSLVETTNQELDRLKMELHQKLVQTDNFEQVLDTQTDQLRKVSQNYENDKKLWAAAISNLESKIKAMKQEQALLSLEAHDCAHAIPDLSKMIEAVRALVAQCDDLKMKYHEEMAKRKKLHNIVQETKGNIRVFCRCRPLSKVETSSGYKCVVDFDGANDGDIGIINGGTAKKTFKFDRVYTPKDDQAEVYADASPLVTSVLDGYNVCIFAYGQTGTGKTFTMEGTERNRGVNYRTLEELFKIAEERKDTVTYNISVSVLEVYNEQIRDLLATSPSSKKLEIKQAGEGSHHVPGIVEAKVEDINEVWDVLQTGSNSRAVGSNNVNEHSSRSHCMLCIMVRAKNLINGDCTRSKLWLVDLAGSERLAKTDAQGDRLKEAQNINRSLSALGDVISALASRSSHIPYRNSKLTHLLQDSLGGDSKALMFVQISPSDNDVSETLSSLNFASRVRGIELGPAKKQVDTAELQKVKQMLERSKQEAKLKEESLRKLEENCQNLESKAKGKEQLYKNLQDKVKELESQLDSKMHSQITSEKQQSQLSGKLKEKEEACTALQHKIVELERKLGQQQQSDSEVAALKQTIEEVELKLKEQEEQRSAAESKAMEMGQELLEAQKTESMLESKLLDLEKKLQEMTKLKDASTMPDPKPQDASSTMMPEPKPQGTSSTTMPEPSNNNLVTRVLPATPVETNVVPACCAREEAMSEKAQQHRRILRSSDSANKRSLFAPEAAVVNERKRKGEESQPRAGGGGGGGQNAGRKRSSMQGEVENQLPAAAAAVARKRSLQGGEVRSKRASIPARPWTSAAAAAQKVVVAPGSRMTRQQQQQAAVASSNKTKGWVR from the exons ATGGAAGGCGACGACCCCATGGACTTCACCTGGACCGCCGGCTGGGAGGCGGCCTGCGTCGACGCcagccccgaccccgacccggcgccggcgccgcaggaggcggaggcggagtccaTGATCCTCGTCTCCGGCCCGCGCGTCGCCGTCTCCGGGCTCAGGCGGGCCGACTGCCGCGCAG ATAATTGTAAACCTTCAGGTCCTGTTCGTCAACCAGGTGAATGCGTCCTGTTCGTCAACGCCGGCGGGTGCGCCATCCAAGCCGACCATCCCTCTGCAAACTTGTTTTCCAGCGACTCTTTCTTTCAAGGAGGGGAGTCGATAGAGACATCCGAGACCATAGTTGAAGGCGGCGACTATCCCTCGCTCTACAGCTCGGCACGCTACGGCGATTTCACCTACACATTCGACGGCCTTGCCCCTGGAGACTATTACCTGGATCTGCATTTCGCGGAGATAGTGCACACTGCCGGGCCAACAGGAATCAGATCTTTTGATGTCCTCGTGCAACAAGACAAG ATTTTGTCTCAACTTGATGTGTTCAAGGTGGTCGGAGGTAACAGGCCCCTTCAGGTTCTTGACATCAGGGCTTTTGTCGGGAGCAATGGTGCTATCATCATCGATTTCAAGGGAGTAAGAGGAAACCCCATGGTTTGTGGCATCTGCATTCGCAAATCCCCAGCAACACCAG CGGCAAAGTTAGGTGCACGCGGGAGTGGCTTATGCAAAAAATGCTTAACTGATGTTGAGATTTCTTCACCTATTCAG AAAAGGACAGCTAAACTCATCTCAAAGTACGAAAAACAGATCGAGGAGCTAACCAGCCAGTGCTCCATCAAGTCCGACGAGTGCTCCATGGCGTGGTCTTTAGTAGAAACTACCAATCAAGAACTTGACAGGCTTAAGATGGAGCTTCACCAAAAGCTTGTGCAAACTGATAATTTTG AACAAGTCCTTGACACACAAACGGACCAACTAAGAAAAGTTTCTCAGAACTACGAAAATGACAAGAAACTATGGGCTGCTGCCATATCTAACTTGGAGAGCAAAATCAAG GCCATGAAACAAGAGCAAGCACTGTTATCTCTTGAAGCACACGACTGTGCGCACGCGATTCCTGATTTGAGTAAGATGATTGAAGCTGTTCGAGCCTTAG TTGCACAGTGTGACGATCTGAAAATGAAGTACCACGAGGAGATGGCCAAGAGAAAGAAACTTCATAATATTGTCCAGGAGACAAAAG GAAATATTAGAGTTTTCTGCAGATGCCGCCCCTTGAGCAAAGTTGAGACATCGTCAGGGTACAAATGTGTTGTAGATTTTGATGGAGCAAATGATGGCGACATTGGGATTATAAATGGTGGAACAGCAAAAAAGACATTCAAGTTTGACAGAGTCTACACCCCAAAGGATGACCAAG CTGAGGTTTACGCCGATGCATCTCCACTAGTCACGTCAGTGCTAGATGGATACAATGTATGCATATTTGCATACGGACAAACAGGAACCGGGAAGACCTTCACCATGGAAGGGACTGAAAGGAACAGAGGGGTAAACTATAGAACTCTGGAGGAGTTGTTCAAGATTGCTGAGGAGAGAAAAGACACTGTCACGTACAACATATCTGTTAGTGTGCTTGAGGTGTACAATGAACAAATCAGAGACCTCCTTGCAACATCCCCTTCATCTAAGAA GTTGGAGATCAAACAAGCAGGTGAAGGATCCCATCATGTGCCCGGCATAGTTGAGGCCAAAGTTGAGGACATAAATGAAGTTTGGGATGTCTTACAAACTGGAAGCAATTCGAGGGCTGTAGGGTCAAACAATGTGAATGAACACAGCAGTCGCTCACACTG CATGCTTTGTATCATGGTTAGAGCAAAGAACCTGATAAATGGGGACTGTACAAGAAGTAAGCTTTGGTTAGTTGATCTTGCTGGAAGCGAGCGGTTAGCCAAGACAGACGCGCAAGGTGATCGGCTCAAGGAAGCACAAAATATCAACAGGTCGCTTTCTGCTTTAGGGGATGTCATTTCTGCTCTTGCTTCCAGAAGCAGCCACATCCCTTACAG GAATTCCAAGCTGACGCACTTGCTCCAAGACTCTTTAG GAGGGGATTCGAAAGCCCTAATGTTTGTGCAAATTAGCCCATCGGACAACGACGTGTCAGAAACCTTGAGTTCGTTGAACTTTGCAAGCCGTGTCCGTGGCATAGAACTGGGCCCAGCAAAGAAGCAGGTGGACACGGCCGAGCTTCAAAAGGTCAAACAGATG CTTGAAAGGTCTAAGCAGGAAGCCAAGCTTAAGGAGGAATCtttgagaaagctggaagagaaCTGTCAAAATTTAGAGAGTAAAGCCAAGGGAAAAGAGCAGCTTTACAAAAACTTGCAAGACAAG GTGAAGGAGCTTGAAAGCCAACTAGACTCTAAGATGCATTCTCAAATTACGTCGGAAAAGCAGCAGAGTCAGCTTTCTGGAAAACTTAAGGAGAAGGAAGAAGCATGTACTGCGCTACAGCACAAG ATAGTGGAGTTGGAGCGTAAGCTTggacagcagcagcagtcagACTCTGAGGTCGCAGCTCTTAAGCAAACG ATTGAGGAGGTGGAGCTGAAACTAAAGGAGCAGGAAGAGCAAAGATCAGCTGCAGAATCAAAG GCAATGGAAATGGGGCAAGAACTCTTGGAAGCACAGAAAACAGAGTCAATGCTTGAGAGCAAG CTGCTCGACCTCGAGAAGAAGCTGCAGGAGATGACAAAACTCAAAGACGCAAGCACAATGCCTGACCCAAAACCTCAAGACGCTAGTAGCACGATGATGCCTGAACCAAAGCCTCAAGGCACTAGTAGCACGACGATGCCTGAACCCTCAAACAATAATCTAGTCACAAGGGTTCTTCCTGCCACCCCTGTGGAGACAAACGTGGTGCCGGCTTGTTGTGCGAGGGAGGAGGCGATGAGCGAGAAGGCGCAGCAGCACCGCCGCATCCTGAGGAGCTCCGACTCGGCCAACAAGCGCTCCCTGTTTGCCCCGGAGGCGGCCGTCGTGAACGAGAGGAAGAGGAAAGGGGAGGAGAGCCAGCCTCGtgcgggtggcggtggcggtggcgggcAGAACGCCGGGCGGAAGAGGAGCAGCATGCAGGGTGAGGTCGAGAACCAGCTccctgctgccgccgccgccgtggcgAGGAAGAGGAGCCTGCAGGGCGGCGAGGTGAGGTCGAAGAGGGCGTCGATCCCGGCGAGGCCTTGGACGTCGGCGGCTGCTGCTGCGCAGAAGGTGGTGGTGGCTCCTGGTTCCAGGATGAccaggcagcagcagcagcaggcgGCGGTGGCGAGCAGCAACAAGACCAAGGGGTGGGTGAGGTGA